From one Caldithrix abyssi DSM 13497 genomic stretch:
- a CDS encoding IS110 family transposase — protein sequence MGQPQIDRLESYQKSLKDEIENYLKEVPYSRNILSIKGIGPIIAAILIGELGDIRRYKSYRELEKIAGLNLYEVSSGQHKGKHHISKRGRSLLRKALFYIAINASRGILQEVYQVHKEKGMASAKALTALSRKILAIIFALVRDDSFYIEGYKKSNKAA from the coding sequence TTGGGACAGCCCCAGATAGATCGTTTAGAATCTTATCAAAAGTCACTAAAGGATGAGATAGAGAATTATTTAAAAGAAGTGCCATACAGCAGGAACATATTATCCATAAAAGGGATAGGACCCATAATCGCAGCCATTTTAATAGGAGAGTTAGGAGATATCCGCAGATATAAAAGTTATCGTGAGTTAGAGAAGATAGCGGGATTAAACCTGTATGAAGTCAGTTCTGGCCAACATAAAGGTAAACATCACATAAGCAAACGCGGTCGGAGTTTATTAAGAAAAGCTCTTTTTTATATAGCCATCAATGCAAGTAGAGGTATCTTACAAGAAGTTTATCAGGTACATAAGGAGAAAGGGATGGCCAGCGCCAAGGCTTTAACGGCGTTATCCAGAAAGATATTAGCCATTATTTTTGCATTAGTAAGAGATGATAGTTTCTACATAGAAGGCTATAAAAAATCAAATAAAGCAGCCTAA
- a CDS encoding OmpP1/FadL family transporter — protein MKRIVALILFFTVNVFAQTVEEATLLVENESGFGVKAAALGNAFTAIADDYSAIYWNPAGLAQIKMQQMYGSLNHLKLNTETTFLGNKTTLDQGYTKFQSFGYVYPFPVRRGSMVLALGYQRTKDLNKIVQFSGFNPNSNDLAFSIYNDLGYDGLILPFDADLNLSQNIKEDGHLSQWSIGGAIDLAPNFSAGATVNFIGGSSDYRLKYLQEDARGTNSYDIYDADGQLIENFYYNYYQIEQLISTDYSGIELKLGGLWRLNQNLRVGANITFPMKLSVDETWTYADELSYDVYVIGEDATYRFVEPYDSLGQFNYNIKVPFKFDLGFSYTFKNLLLAASGRYVDWTQLELEKGDDAPAGYETYFTRQNDMAPLILTDVFSYSLGAQLSILNNSLQLRAGYRYVPSPIKDSEKSFDKTYVSVGAGFIISKNTQIDVAVIRGIYETDKYYRYDWDYDQSLEPMATHEKYQIDRIQVGLRYSF, from the coding sequence ATGAAGCGCATTGTGGCATTGATTTTATTCTTTACTGTTAACGTTTTCGCCCAGACGGTGGAAGAGGCGACCCTCCTCGTTGAAAACGAGAGCGGATTTGGCGTAAAAGCCGCCGCGCTGGGCAATGCCTTTACGGCAATTGCCGATGATTATTCGGCCATTTATTGGAACCCGGCCGGCCTGGCTCAGATTAAAATGCAGCAGATGTACGGCTCGCTCAACCATCTCAAGTTGAATACAGAAACGACCTTTTTAGGCAATAAAACAACCCTCGATCAGGGCTACACTAAGTTTCAAAGCTTTGGTTATGTTTATCCTTTTCCCGTTCGGCGTGGAAGCATGGTTCTGGCCCTGGGCTACCAGCGCACGAAAGATTTGAACAAAATTGTGCAATTTTCCGGTTTCAACCCCAACAGCAATGACCTGGCTTTTTCCATTTACAATGATCTGGGTTATGATGGATTAATTCTGCCATTCGATGCCGATCTGAATCTTTCACAAAATATTAAAGAAGACGGTCATCTGTCGCAGTGGTCCATTGGCGGCGCCATCGATCTGGCTCCCAATTTTTCAGCCGGCGCCACCGTTAATTTTATTGGCGGCTCAAGCGATTATCGACTTAAATATCTTCAGGAAGATGCCAGGGGAACCAATAGTTATGATATTTACGATGCCGACGGCCAGCTCATAGAAAATTTTTACTACAACTACTATCAGATCGAACAACTGATCTCCACAGACTATTCGGGGATTGAACTCAAACTTGGCGGGCTCTGGCGCTTGAATCAAAATCTGCGCGTGGGAGCTAATATTACCTTTCCCATGAAGCTTTCTGTGGACGAAACCTGGACCTATGCGGACGAACTTTCCTATGATGTTTACGTCATTGGCGAGGATGCAACCTATCGCTTTGTTGAGCCCTACGACAGTCTCGGTCAGTTCAATTACAACATCAAGGTGCCGTTTAAATTTGATCTTGGATTTTCATATACATTCAAAAATCTATTGCTGGCAGCTTCCGGACGCTATGTTGACTGGACGCAGCTTGAACTGGAAAAAGGTGATGATGCCCCTGCCGGCTACGAAACCTATTTTACACGTCAAAACGATATGGCTCCTCTAATTTTGACCGACGTTTTTTCCTATTCATTGGGCGCCCAGCTTTCAATATTGAATAATTCATTACAGCTAAGAGCAGGGTATCGATATGTGCCGTCGCCCATTAAAGATTCCGAAAAATCTTTCGATAAAACATATGTGTCGGTTGGCGCAGGATTCATAATTAGCAAAAACACACAAATCGATGTGGCGGTAATCCGGGGAATCTACGAAACGGATAAGTACTATCGTTACGACTGGGATTACGATCAGAGTTTAGAGCCCATGGCAACCCATGAAAAATATCAGATTGACAGAATCCAGGTCGGATTGCGCTACAGTTTTTAA
- a CDS encoding succinate dehydrogenase/fumarate reductase iron-sulfur subunit: protein MEKKTITIHLKVWRQKDASSRGEFKNYLVKDVNPDMSFLEMLDVLNEDLIKKDEEPIEFDNDCREGICGMCGAVINGTAHGPKSGTTTCDIRMRMFKDGDTIVVEPFRAKAFPVIKDLVVDRSSLDRIMSKGGYTSVRTGGVPEALSIPVPKENADEAMDMAACIGCGACVAACPNASAALFVGAKVSQLALLPQGRPEAARRVERMVAQMDEEGFGACSNHGECEAVCPKEISITAIARMRREYWKAMFK from the coding sequence ATGGAAAAGAAAACAATAACCATACATTTAAAAGTCTGGCGTCAAAAGGATGCAAGTTCGCGTGGCGAATTTAAAAATTATCTGGTTAAAGATGTCAATCCCGACATGTCTTTTCTGGAGATGTTGGATGTATTGAATGAAGACCTGATCAAAAAAGACGAAGAACCGATTGAATTCGATAATGACTGCCGTGAGGGCATTTGTGGAATGTGCGGCGCGGTAATCAACGGCACAGCGCACGGCCCTAAAAGCGGAACCACCACCTGCGACATCCGCATGCGCATGTTTAAAGACGGCGATACCATTGTGGTTGAGCCATTCCGGGCAAAGGCCTTTCCGGTGATAAAAGACCTGGTTGTCGATCGTAGCTCACTGGATCGGATTATGTCCAAAGGTGGCTACACCTCGGTAAGAACCGGCGGGGTTCCGGAAGCGCTGAGCATCCCGGTGCCTAAAGAGAATGCCGATGAAGCGATGGACATGGCCGCCTGCATCGGCTGCGGCGCCTGTGTTGCCGCCTGCCCCAATGCATCTGCTGCGTTGTTTGTGGGCGCTAAAGTTTCTCAGCTGGCCCTGCTGCCTCAGGGCAGACCGGAAGCGGCCCGACGCGTGGAACGTATGGTGGCCCAAATGGACGAAGAAGGTTTTGGCGCCTGCTCCAATCACGGTGAGTGTGAAGCGGTTTGTCCTAAAGAAATTTCCATTACGGCCATCGCGCGCATGCGCAGAGAATACTGGAAAGCGATGTTCAAGTAA
- a CDS encoding fumarate reductase/succinate dehydrogenase flavoprotein subunit, whose amino-acid sequence MKLDSKVPSGPLSEKWDIHKNNLKLVSPKNKRKFSVIVVGTGLAGASAAASLGELGYKVTTFCIQDSPRRAHSIAAQGGINAAKNYQNDNDSIWRLFYDTIKGGDYRAREANVYRLAQVSNNIIDQAVAQGVPFAREYGGYFANRSFGGALVSRTFYARGQTGQQLLLGAYSALMRQVDEGTVNLLPRREMVDLVVINGKARGVVVRNLITGELESYWADAVILATGGYGVAYYLSTNAINSNGSAIWKAHKKGAFFGNPCYVQIHPTCIPRSGDYQSKLTLMSESLRNDGRVWVPKKKGDKRHPNDIPEEERDYYLERKYPTYGNMVPRDVASRNAKMVCDEGRGVGETGMAVYLDFRDAIRDFGRETIEERYGNLFEMYKEITGEDAYEVPMRIYPAVHYTMGGLWVDYNLMSTIPGLFVLGEANFSDHGANRLGASALMQGLADGYFVIPYTIGDYFASTQLEKVNEEHEAFKEAKEEARKLYEKLLSIKGTKTVREFHRELGDIMWNKVGMSRNEQGLKEAIEEIKKLRQEFWNNVRVAGGMNTMNKNLEMAGRVADFLEIGELMAIDALHRKESCGGHFREESQTPEGEALRDDENFSYVAAWEFKELGDWELHKEELKFEYVTPTQRSYK is encoded by the coding sequence ATGAAATTAGATTCCAAAGTACCCAGCGGGCCCTTATCGGAGAAATGGGACATCCATAAGAACAACCTGAAGCTGGTCAGCCCTAAAAACAAACGGAAATTTTCCGTTATCGTTGTTGGCACCGGTCTGGCGGGGGCGTCTGCCGCGGCTTCGCTTGGCGAGTTGGGTTACAAAGTAACCACTTTTTGCATTCAGGATTCACCGCGCCGCGCGCACAGCATCGCCGCACAGGGTGGAATTAATGCCGCTAAGAATTATCAGAATGACAACGACAGCATCTGGCGTCTGTTTTACGACACCATAAAAGGCGGTGATTACCGCGCCAGGGAAGCGAATGTTTATCGCCTGGCGCAGGTCAGTAATAATATTATTGATCAGGCTGTGGCGCAGGGCGTGCCATTTGCCAGGGAATATGGCGGCTATTTTGCCAATCGCTCATTTGGCGGCGCATTGGTTTCGCGCACTTTTTATGCCCGCGGTCAAACAGGGCAGCAGTTGCTGCTGGGCGCATACAGCGCTTTGATGCGTCAGGTGGATGAAGGCACCGTTAATCTGCTGCCGCGCAGAGAGATGGTTGATCTGGTTGTAATTAACGGCAAAGCGCGCGGCGTTGTGGTTCGCAACCTGATTACCGGAGAACTGGAATCGTACTGGGCAGATGCGGTTATTCTGGCCACCGGCGGTTACGGGGTTGCTTATTACCTTTCCACCAACGCCATTAATTCTAATGGTTCGGCCATCTGGAAGGCGCACAAAAAAGGCGCTTTTTTCGGCAACCCCTGTTACGTGCAAATTCACCCCACCTGCATTCCGCGTTCCGGCGATTATCAGTCGAAGCTCACCTTGATGAGCGAAAGTTTACGGAACGACGGGCGGGTTTGGGTGCCAAAGAAAAAAGGCGACAAACGCCATCCGAACGATATTCCTGAAGAAGAGAGAGATTATTATCTGGAACGCAAGTATCCGACTTATGGTAACATGGTGCCTCGCGACGTGGCTTCGCGCAACGCCAAAATGGTCTGTGATGAAGGGCGCGGCGTCGGTGAAACAGGCATGGCCGTTTACCTGGATTTCCGTGACGCCATTCGTGATTTTGGCCGCGAAACCATAGAAGAGCGCTACGGCAATCTTTTTGAAATGTACAAAGAGATCACCGGCGAAGACGCCTACGAAGTTCCGATGCGCATTTATCCGGCGGTGCATTACACCATGGGCGGCCTGTGGGTCGATTACAACCTGATGAGCACCATTCCCGGTTTATTCGTATTGGGCGAAGCCAACTTTTCTGACCATGGCGCAAACCGGCTGGGAGCCAGCGCATTAATGCAGGGTCTGGCTGACGGTTACTTTGTCATCCCTTACACCATTGGCGATTATTTTGCCAGCACACAACTGGAAAAAGTCAACGAAGAGCACGAAGCCTTTAAAGAAGCCAAAGAAGAAGCCCGCAAACTTTATGAAAAGCTCCTCTCCATCAAGGGTACTAAAACCGTTCGTGAATTTCATCGTGAATTAGGCGATATTATGTGGAATAAAGTTGGTATGTCGCGCAACGAACAGGGCCTAAAAGAAGCGATAGAGGAGATCAAAAAATTACGCCAAGAATTCTGGAACAACGTGCGCGTGGCCGGCGGAATGAACACTATGAATAAAAACTTAGAGATGGCCGGCCGGGTGGCGGATTTTCTGGAGATTGGCGAATTAATGGCTATCGATGCGCTGCACCGTAAGGAATCCTGCGGCGGGCACTTCCGTGAAGAGAGTCAGACGCCTGAAGGCGAAGCGCTGCGTGACGACGAGAACTTTTCTTATGTGGCGGCATGGGAATTCAAAGAACTTGGAGACTGGGAGCTACACAAAGAAGAGCTAAAATTTGAATATGTAACACCCACCCAACGCAGCTACAAGTAA
- a CDS encoding IS1182 family transposase, translating to MKPKRCRKIPFKTTDQNQLTILPPSLDELIEPNHMVRFINAIIDKMDIDFLIKEYKGGGRAAYHPRMLLKVVIYAYTQKIFTSRQIAKALRENIHFMWLSGNSRPDFRTINRFRSSRLKGKIEEVFTYVVEQLLELGYIELNDLFIDGSKFQANANKYKAVWKKNVDRYQRVLQEKLKELLKKIDSENDLENRLYGNKDLGELGEDVNLSSHQIEQIVDILNERLKKEPDNKELKRAKNKIEKDYLPRQRKYEKQRKLLNGRNSYSQTDPDATFMSKKRDHHNNTDLLPSYNVQVGSENQFIVNYTINQNANDSVLLKPFMESYKRCYGRQPNRVIGDAGYGSEENYAYLESEGVEAYIKYSSYYKEQKKSYKENPFLIDNMRYDPELDRYECPAGRYLEYVGEQESVTSTGFKVKHRIYRSESCEGCVLKEKCYKGQTARVVRVNVMLNDYKKQVRSRLNTEEGRRLISKRGSEIETIFGQIKHNLGIRGFLLRGLEKVKTEFGIIAVAYNLKKMFNQMKEYGLVNEMYKYSANIFFNLNRASQCQNLGPKNTILKSLERFFIEIKEKIVVKYSSCLFNAKICFV from the coding sequence ATGAAGCCAAAACGTTGTCGGAAAATCCCATTTAAAACTACCGATCAAAACCAACTTACTATTCTTCCGCCTTCATTAGATGAGCTCATAGAACCCAATCATATGGTTCGGTTTATCAATGCCATCATAGACAAGATGGATATTGATTTTTTAATTAAAGAATACAAAGGAGGCGGTCGGGCCGCGTATCATCCGCGGATGCTATTAAAAGTAGTCATTTATGCCTATACGCAGAAGATATTTACTTCGCGCCAGATAGCTAAGGCCTTAAGAGAGAATATTCATTTCATGTGGTTATCAGGGAACAGTCGTCCGGATTTTAGGACGATAAATCGTTTTCGTTCATCACGATTGAAGGGAAAAATAGAGGAAGTATTCACCTATGTAGTTGAGCAATTATTGGAGTTGGGCTATATCGAATTAAATGATCTTTTTATAGACGGGAGCAAATTTCAGGCGAATGCGAATAAATACAAGGCAGTCTGGAAGAAGAATGTAGACCGTTACCAGAGAGTACTTCAAGAGAAGCTAAAGGAATTACTAAAGAAGATAGATAGCGAGAATGATTTAGAGAATCGTTTATACGGTAATAAAGATTTAGGAGAATTAGGAGAGGATGTTAATTTAAGCTCTCATCAGATTGAACAAATAGTAGATATATTGAATGAGCGGTTAAAAAAGGAACCGGACAATAAGGAATTAAAGAGAGCAAAAAATAAAATAGAGAAGGATTATTTACCGCGCCAACGTAAATATGAAAAGCAACGAAAGCTTCTAAATGGTAGGAATAGCTATAGCCAGACGGACCCGGATGCTACCTTTATGAGTAAGAAGCGGGATCATCATAATAATACGGATTTGCTTCCGAGTTATAATGTTCAGGTAGGAAGTGAGAATCAATTTATAGTGAATTATACGATAAATCAGAACGCGAATGATAGCGTATTATTAAAGCCCTTTATGGAGTCATACAAGCGTTGTTATGGTAGGCAACCAAATCGAGTAATAGGCGATGCAGGCTATGGAAGTGAGGAGAATTATGCATATTTGGAATCAGAAGGTGTAGAAGCTTATATCAAATACAGTAGTTATTACAAAGAGCAAAAGAAGTCATACAAAGAGAATCCTTTTTTGATAGATAACATGCGGTATGATCCTGAATTAGATCGCTATGAATGTCCTGCCGGTCGGTATTTAGAATATGTTGGAGAACAGGAAAGTGTTACGTCGACGGGATTTAAAGTAAAGCATCGTATTTACCGTAGTGAGAGTTGTGAAGGCTGTGTATTGAAAGAAAAGTGCTACAAGGGCCAGACTGCACGTGTTGTTAGAGTAAATGTCATGCTTAATGATTATAAAAAGCAGGTTCGTTCTCGATTGAATACGGAAGAAGGAAGAAGATTAATCAGCAAACGAGGTTCGGAGATAGAAACAATTTTTGGACAAATAAAGCATAATCTTGGAATAAGGGGCTTTTTATTAAGAGGATTAGAGAAAGTAAAAACAGAATTTGGTATAATAGCAGTAGCGTATAATTTAAAAAAGATGTTTAATCAGATGAAAGAGTACGGTTTAGTTAACGAGATGTATAAGTATAGCGCTAACATCTTTTTTAATTTAAACCGGGCAAGCCAGTGTCAAAATTTAGGCCCAAAAAATACCATTTTAAAATCGTTAGAGCGGTTTTTTATAGAAATTAAGGAAAAAATAGTTGTTAAATATTCATCCTGTCTCTTCAACGCCAAAATATGTTTTGTATAA
- a CDS encoding IS110 family transposase has product MGKINKKERKFNEETLLVTVDIGKKFNYGYARTKDGQELEVFKFFNTGKGFEYFLKKVESFRAKTGLKNCLFGLESTGSYGLALIHYLHRRGYEIVQINPMHTKRLKELTDNSPNKTDKKDPKVIADIIELNKYLTVIIPEGIFAELRELVHLREKILEDLRRSYNRIEGQLFKIFPEFSQVMRDLTTKTSRYLLAHYTLPQFILDLGLTKLTELIKSVSKNRLGEEKALALYEAAKMSGGIKEGTRSIVMERVSQKRHLMKNYTKIGKILQ; this is encoded by the coding sequence ATGGGGAAAATAAACAAAAAAGAGAGAAAATTCAACGAAGAAACCTTATTAGTTACAGTGGATATAGGCAAAAAATTTAATTACGGTTATGCACGTACAAAAGATGGTCAGGAGTTAGAAGTGTTTAAGTTTTTTAACACAGGTAAAGGATTCGAATATTTTTTAAAAAAAGTAGAAAGCTTCAGAGCAAAGACCGGTCTTAAGAATTGTTTATTTGGCCTGGAATCCACTGGCAGCTATGGGCTTGCGCTCATTCATTATCTACATCGAAGGGGCTATGAGATTGTACAAATAAATCCGATGCATACCAAGCGCCTGAAAGAATTAACGGACAATAGTCCCAATAAGACAGATAAAAAAGACCCAAAGGTCATAGCAGATATAATAGAATTAAACAAATATTTAACAGTAATCATCCCAGAGGGAATTTTTGCGGAATTACGCGAATTGGTTCATTTAAGAGAGAAAATACTTGAAGATCTACGAAGGAGTTATAATCGAATTGAGGGACAGTTATTTAAGATATTTCCGGAATTCTCTCAGGTCATGAGAGATTTAACTACAAAGACTTCACGTTATCTTTTGGCTCATTATACTTTACCTCAATTCATATTGGATTTAGGCTTAACAAAGCTAACAGAGCTAATAAAGTCAGTAAGTAAAAACCGATTAGGTGAAGAAAAGGCCCTTGCTTTATATGAAGCTGCTAAGATGAGCGGAGGCATCAAAGAAGGAACCCGGTCCATTGTAATGGAGAGGGTGTCCCAAAAGCGACATCTAATGAAAAATTATACAAAGATAGGAAAAATCTTACAGTAG
- a CDS encoding PP2C family protein-serine/threonine phosphatase has product MVQADRFKFDRLLSPLRNFFRQEPALRKKLFIYLAIFSGLFFVTTGEIIPSSTVHSIFFVAMFIFWFKSNQIILNKIKATPAFYLAVFFAAGFLHNFLLGFVNVSADAPGLIKYPQLLLFQALWLLMIWSAGLLFTSESKNRQGYLALAALFLFISHHLLIFGHPISQWIFYLMIFYSLMKRSTWLENLSRAELGVYLILVFALYVQFQRPEYFDQMKKIADSTDNALWTYSLPYLLYYTGKIYLIVLLIKIPLVLIYNYAPISRKLWLASLFQSTIPQFVQLALLLFIFFLFISGWQADNLRQEVFRLCKEAVEGQKTTLKVEKTSVKQLYHKTHNTRVFTRDLSVATLQRTSAQKLILFFRPETLSGDSLFAVHLDSTFLRELFSQTNLIIGSGLVAYRFRPNPFLAYLYRIRFWQAGAIRINPLGLINPFFSLKRNYEHILTWPPNAFERENPKILEWTKLNAYPIIVGRIFFSLDEDDTYFAIDIFYDLKDLFQWNFMTQVLLILIFVFFLINSLVIRRVVKLGVQINQLIIRRIAQLRKAVRAISGGNLDYRVTFTGDDEFTELASHFNRMSRDLKRFMNEAREKERLNQELKIAHEVQLKMLPTSLPKIAGYQIAADLTTANEVGGDFYDVFALDDHRYLIAIGDVSGKGMSAAFYMAQIISLLRYSRPFIDDLKKLVLQLNDFLMKEVLDSNVFVTIILGILDAKRSTFQYIRAGHPLPIIIESKADQKALKEIQTKGIGLGITRSASVLEKNLEIKKIKLKTGQTLILYTDGFTEATIEADAVNKIIYGEERFKQHLMRCFHSDPERMLICIKNDLERFYGARPKFDDQTILILQKEPSS; this is encoded by the coding sequence GTGGTTCAAGCGGACAGGTTTAAATTCGATCGTCTTTTAAGCCCCTTGCGAAATTTTTTTCGGCAGGAACCGGCGCTGAGAAAAAAGTTATTTATTTATCTGGCTATTTTCAGCGGCCTGTTTTTTGTAACGACCGGTGAAATCATCCCTTCTTCGACGGTTCATTCCATTTTCTTCGTGGCCATGTTCATTTTCTGGTTCAAATCCAACCAGATCATCTTAAATAAGATAAAAGCAACTCCAGCCTTTTATCTGGCCGTATTTTTTGCCGCCGGTTTTTTACACAACTTTCTGCTGGGTTTTGTGAATGTATCTGCAGATGCGCCAGGTTTAATAAAATATCCACAACTATTATTATTCCAGGCTCTCTGGCTATTAATGATCTGGTCGGCCGGGCTTTTATTTACTTCCGAATCCAAGAACAGGCAGGGCTATCTGGCGCTTGCCGCCTTATTTCTTTTTATTTCGCACCATCTGCTAATCTTCGGGCATCCCATCAGTCAATGGATTTTTTATTTAATGATCTTTTACTCGTTAATGAAAAGAAGCACCTGGCTGGAAAACCTGTCCCGCGCCGAATTAGGCGTTTATTTAATTCTGGTTTTCGCCCTTTACGTGCAGTTTCAGCGGCCTGAATATTTTGACCAAATGAAGAAAATAGCGGATTCGACAGACAACGCTCTGTGGACCTATTCGCTTCCTTATTTACTTTATTACACCGGCAAAATCTACCTGATCGTTCTGCTCATAAAAATTCCCCTGGTTCTCATTTACAATTACGCGCCAATCTCCCGCAAACTCTGGCTTGCCAGCCTGTTTCAATCCACCATTCCGCAGTTTGTTCAGTTAGCGCTTTTATTGTTTATTTTCTTTTTATTTATTTCCGGCTGGCAGGCCGACAACTTGCGCCAGGAAGTTTTTCGTTTATGTAAAGAGGCAGTTGAGGGGCAAAAAACAACGCTTAAGGTAGAAAAAACATCTGTAAAACAATTGTACCACAAAACTCATAATACCAGGGTTTTCACTCGGGATTTAAGCGTCGCCACATTGCAGAGGACGTCAGCACAAAAATTGATCCTTTTCTTTCGACCGGAAACGCTAAGCGGCGACTCGCTATTTGCGGTTCATCTAGATAGTACATTTCTAAGGGAATTGTTCAGTCAGACCAATTTAATCATTGGCAGCGGTCTGGTCGCTTACAGATTCAGGCCCAACCCATTTCTTGCCTATCTTTACCGCATACGCTTCTGGCAGGCCGGCGCCATCAGGATTAATCCGCTGGGCTTGATCAATCCTTTTTTTAGCTTAAAAAGAAATTACGAACACATACTAACCTGGCCTCCAAACGCCTTTGAGCGTGAAAACCCCAAAATTTTAGAATGGACCAAATTGAACGCCTATCCGATTATTGTTGGTCGAATCTTTTTCTCTTTAGATGAAGACGACACTTATTTCGCTATAGATATCTTTTACGATTTAAAAGATTTATTTCAATGGAATTTCATGACTCAGGTGTTGTTGATTTTAATCTTTGTCTTTTTTCTGATTAACTCACTGGTGATCCGGCGTGTGGTTAAGCTGGGGGTGCAGATTAATCAATTAATTATCCGGCGTATTGCCCAGTTAAGAAAAGCCGTCAGGGCAATTTCTGGCGGAAATCTGGATTATCGTGTTACATTCACGGGCGACGATGAATTCACCGAGTTGGCTTCGCATTTTAATCGCATGTCGCGCGATTTAAAGCGCTTTATGAACGAAGCGCGTGAAAAAGAGCGCCTTAATCAGGAATTGAAGATTGCTCATGAGGTACAGTTGAAAATGTTGCCGACCTCTTTGCCCAAAATTGCCGGGTACCAAATTGCCGCGGATCTTACAACGGCCAACGAAGTGGGCGGCGACTTTTACGACGTGTTCGCCCTGGATGACCATCGTTATTTAATAGCCATCGGCGATGTTTCCGGCAAGGGGATGTCCGCCGCCTTTTACATGGCGCAAATCATCAGCCTGCTGAGATATTCCAGACCTTTTATCGACGACTTAAAAAAACTTGTTTTACAGCTGAACGACTTTTTAATGAAAGAAGTACTGGACAGCAACGTATTCGTAACCATCATCCTTGGCATTCTGGATGCAAAACGAAGCACCTTCCAATATATTCGCGCCGGCCATCCGCTGCCCATTATCATAGAATCTAAAGCTGATCAAAAAGCTTTAAAAGAAATCCAGACAAAAGGCATTGGCCTGGGCATAACGCGATCTGCCAGCGTGCTCGAAAAAAATCTGGAAATCAAAAAAATTAAACTAAAAACGGGCCAGACACTCATTCTTTACACCGACGGTTTTACGGAAGCGACTATAGAAGCGGATGCTGTGAACAAAATCATCTATGGCGAAGAACGCTTTAAGCAGCATTTAATGCGCTGTTTCCATTCCGATCCGGAGAGAATGCTTATCTGCATTAAAAATGATCTTGAGCGATTTTATGGAGCGCGACCAAAATTTGATGATCAGACCATTTTGATATTACAAAAAGAACCGTCTTCTTAA
- a CDS encoding succinate dehydrogenase cytochrome b subunit, translating to MILTSSLSKKIFMSIAGLVWTGFLLIHLIGNLQLLNTDPDPFNKYAYFLTHQSGAIIYFAEFLLIFFLLAHLGYGIWVQIGNWRARPQGYSMVTWAKGKSRRSFGSVTMIYTGVLIFIFIIFHLLHFKYGNVTMYTPDGYTHQIPNLYQTVIEFFQNPWNVAFYVIIMILVGFHLSHAVWSAFQSLGLGSKWFTSFIYTVGALYAIIVSFGFVFLPIWIYFTRGGAL from the coding sequence ATGATTTTGACGTCTTCTTTATCCAAGAAGATCTTCATGAGCATTGCGGGCTTGGTATGGACAGGATTTTTGCTGATTCACCTGATTGGTAATCTGCAATTATTGAACACCGATCCTGATCCATTTAACAAGTACGCGTATTTTTTGACACATCAGTCGGGGGCGATTATTTATTTTGCCGAATTTTTACTGATCTTTTTTTTGTTAGCGCATCTGGGTTACGGCATCTGGGTACAAATCGGGAACTGGCGCGCCAGGCCCCAGGGATATTCAATGGTTACCTGGGCAAAGGGTAAAAGCCGACGCTCGTTTGGGTCGGTAACCATGATTTACACCGGTGTTCTGATTTTCATTTTCATCATTTTTCATCTATTACACTTTAAATATGGGAACGTGACTATGTACACGCCGGATGGTTATACGCACCAAATTCCCAATCTCTACCAAACCGTAATAGAATTTTTTCAGAATCCATGGAATGTTGCCTTTTACGTTATTATTATGATTTTAGTCGGCTTTCATCTAAGTCATGCTGTGTGGAGCGCATTTCAGTCCCTTGGGCTGGGCAGTAAATGGTTCACTTCATTCATTTACACGGTTGGTGCTTTATACGCCATCATCGTTTCCTTTGGATTTGTATTTTTGCCGATCTGGATCTACTTCACGAGAGGAGGCGCATTATGA